In Bradyrhizobium sp. 170, the DNA window GCGAGCTACGGCTTGTTCGCGCTCTCGACTGCAATGACTGAGGATGACGCGCGCGCGATTCTCGGCGCCATTGACGAGACGCTGGGTGAGATCTCAGGAAATTCCGACCATGGCCTTGTCGCTCGGTCCGGCGCGGCGGACGTAACCGCCGGATCACCCAAAAACGCAATGGATGACAATTGAGACCTTCTCCTCATGTCGTCGTGATCGGGGCGGGTACGCTCGGAATGTGCTCGGCATTCAGCCTGGCTGAGCATGGAGTCCGTGTCACGGTTCTTGATGCTCAATCCATAGCTTCTGGGTCGAGCGGCCGCTCGGTAGGCGTAGTGGGAACGCAGCTTACGGACCCGTTCGATATCCTGCTGCGTACCCATTCGGTGCGGCAGTTCCGCGACTGGGAAAATCTCGGACTTAGCTTCAACCATATAGGCTACCTCCGACTCGCCCGCACTGCCGAACAGATGGAGCTGTTCGCACGATCGGTAAGGATACAGGAGGAGGCGGGCTTCAGGTCTCGCCTCTATGAAGCACGCGAGCTGCAACAGCTCGTTCCGCATATCAACCCTGACGGGCTCGAAGGAGGGCTGTTCGGACCCGACGATGGATTTCTTGACCCTCATGAGATGTGTACCTTCCTGGCCGAAAAGGTACGCACGCGCCGCGGCAACATTTTTCAGTTCTGTGAACTTGTCGACGTAACGCGACGAAACGGCGATTACAGATTGGATACCAGCAAGGGCGGGATCGACTGCGACTTTGTAATAAATGCGGCTGGCGCGTGGGCCCCAGCAGTCGCCGAAATTTTCGGACAAACGCTGCACATCTGTCCAGAGCGGCACGAGGCGGTGACAGTCCACCTCGACGAGCCGCTCGACTATACGATGCCGATGGTGATGGATCTCGTGAACGGGGAGGGCACTGGCCTCAACTTCCGTCATGAGAAGCGGAACGAGTTGATTGCCGAAATCCACAAAGTCAGCTCTCCGTTTCCGGAGGATCCTGACAACTATAACGACCAATGCGACGAGGAATCGAAAGTCAAGCTGGCGGAGCTGCTTCTTGAGCGTGTTCCGGAACTGCCTGGCGCTCGTCTCGGTCGCGGTTGGGCAGGACTTTATCCAGTCACCGCTGACCATCGGCCGTTCGTCGGCGCCATCGATCCATCCGAACCGAACCTGATCACGGCCGCCGGTGCCGGAGGC includes these proteins:
- a CDS encoding FAD-binding oxidoreductase, which translates into the protein MIGAGTLGMCSAFSLAEHGVRVTVLDAQSIASGSSGRSVGVVGTQLTDPFDILLRTHSVRQFRDWENLGLSFNHIGYLRLARTAEQMELFARSVRIQEEAGFRSRLYEARELQQLVPHINPDGLEGGLFGPDDGFLDPHEMCTFLAEKVRTRRGNIFQFCELVDVTRRNGDYRLDTSKGGIDCDFVINAAGAWAPAVAEIFGQTLHICPERHEAVTVHLDEPLDYTMPMVMDLVNGEGTGLNFRHEKRNELIAEIHKVSSPFPEDPDNYNDQCDEESKVKLAELLLERVPELPGARLGRGWAGLYPVTADHRPFVGAIDPSEPNLITAAGAGGYGIQLAPVIGTIVTDWVLHGAPVSIPGTEILSPTWERNVPAERSSTTASVRDTEKEIEDHRKSETAH